The following proteins come from a genomic window of Metarhizium brunneum chromosome 2, complete sequence:
- the ARB1 gene encoding ABC transporter ATP-binding protein ARB1 translates to MPPSASKEKRLAKKAAEGKTKAGKGAKAKAKEPELDANGNVIRDDAPATSGEKLDEVKRLAEQMDKHGISDRVTTGVLSSTHASKDVKITSTSLVFHGRVLITDSTLELSFGRRYGLLGENGCGKSTLLKAIAAREFPIPEHIDIYLLNEGAPPSDLGALEWVVKEAEMELERLDKLAEKLLEDEGPESPVLIDLYDHMDKMDPSTFATRASLILTGLGFNKKTIHKKTKDMSGGWRMRVALAKALFVKPSLLLLDDPTAHLDLEACVWLEEYLKKWDRTLVLVSHSMDFLNGVCSNMIDMRDRLLQYYGGNYDSYHKTRAENETNQMKAYTKQQEEIAHIKKFIASAGTYANLVRQAKSRQKILDKMEADGFIQPVTPDKVFTFRFADVDKLPPPVLSFDNVTFSYSGDPADDLYRNLDLGFDMDSRTALVGPNGVGKSTLLRLMTGKLSPTGGSVTRHTHLKLGLYSQHSAEQLDLTKSALDFVRDKYKEKSQDYQFWRQQLGRYGLTGESQTALMGTLSEGQKSRIVFALLAIDGPNMLLLDEPTNGLDIPTIDSLADAINAFSGGVVVVSHDFRLLDKIAKQILVCENQTIQVWDGTIGDYKNYLRKKMISAGAV, encoded by the exons ATGCCTCCTTCCGCTTCCAAGGAAAAGAGActcgccaagaaggctgCCGAGGGCAAAACCAAGGCCGGAAAGGGagccaaggcaaaggccaaggagccCGAGCTCGATGCCAACGGCAATGTTATCCGGGACGACGCCCCCGCCACTTCTGGAGAGAAGCTTGACGAGGTGAAGCGCCTCGCTGAGCAGATGGACAAGCACGGTATCTCGGATCGAGTCACCACCGGTGTTTTGTCATCGACCCATGCCAGCAAGGACGTCAAAATAACCAGCACCAGCTTGGTGTTCCACGGCCGCGTCCTCATCACCGACTCGACCCTGGAATTGTCCTTTGGCCGCCGATACGGTCTCCTCGGTGAAAATGGTTGCGGAAAGAGTACACTCCTCAAGGCCATTGCTGCCCGAGAATTCCCCATTCCCGAGCACATTGACATCTATCTTCTGAACGAAGGCGCTCCTCCCAGCGATCTCGGCGCTCTGGAATGGGTTGTCAAGGAGGCCGAGATGGAACTGGAGCGTCTCGACAAGCTTGCCGagaagctcctcgaggacgaAGGCCCCGAAAGCCCCGTTCTTATTGACCTTTACGAT CACATGGATAAGATGGACCCCTCGACCTTTGCCACTCGTGCCTCACTCATCCTCACTGGTCTCGGATTCAACAAAAAGACCATCCAcaagaagaccaaggacatgtctggtggttggAGAATGCGAGTTGCTCTTGCCAAGGCCCTGTTCGTGAAGCCTTCGCTGTTGCTGCTTGACGACCCTACCGCTCACTTGGACCTCGAGGCCTGCGTGTGGCTCGAAGAGTACCTCAAGAAGTGGGATCGTACCCTCGTTCTTGTTTCCCACTCAATGGACTTCCTCAACGGCGTGTGCAGCAACATGATTGATATGCGTGACAGACTCCTCCAGTACTATGGTGGTAACTACGACTCTTACCACAAGACACGTGCCGAGAATGAGACGAACCAGATGAAGGCCTACACCAAGCAGCAGGAAGAAATTGCCCACATCAAAAAGTTCATTGCCAGTGCAGGTACATACGCCAACTTGGTCAGGCAAGCCAAGTCGCGACAGAAGattctggacaagatggaggcCGACGGTTTCATTCAGCCCGTCACTCCCGACAAGGTCTTCACTTTCCGATTCGCTGACGTCGACAAGCTACCCCCTCCTGTCTTGTCCTTTGACAATGTCACCTTCTCTTACTCTGGAGACCCAGCTGATGACCTGTATCGCAACCTGGACCTTGGTTTCGACATGGACTCCCGAACTGCCCTTGTCGGCCCCAACGGTGTTGGCAAGTCTACTTTGCTGCGTCTCATGACTGGCAAGCTTTCCCCCACCGGAGGTTCCGTCACTCGCCACACCCACTTGAAGCTCGGACTTTACTCCCAGCACAGTGCTGAGCAGCTGGATCTCACCAAGTCGGCGCTCGACTTTGTACGAGACAAGTACAAGGAGAAGTCCCAGGATTACCAGTTCTGGCGTCAGCAGCTTGGCCGATATGGTTTGACTGGCGAGTCGCAGACTGCTCTGATGGGCACTCTCTCCGAAGGTCAGAAGAGCAGAATCGTTTTTGCCCTGCTGGCCATTGACGGGCCCAACATGCTTCTGCTTGACGAGCCTACCAACGGTCTTGATATCCCCACTATTGACAGTCTGGCTGATGCCATCAACGCCTTTAgcggtggtgttgttgtcgtCTCCCACGACTTCCG ACTTTtggacaagattgccaaGCAAATTCTTGTGTGCGAAAACCAGACCATTCAGGTATGGGACGGCACAATTGGCGATTACAAGAACTATCTGCGCAAGAAGATGATTTCAGCTGGTGCTGTGTAA